CGGTCCCGCGGGATGTAGCCGCTATTTCTTCTTCAGAATGCTTTGTGGATTGAGGTTGCCGATGCGGCCGCTTTCCGAGCCCGAGGCCGGATCGATCACCGCGTTGATCAGGGTCGGCTTGCCGGAATCCATCGCCGCATTGACCGCGCGCTTCAGCTCGTCGGGCGAGGTCGCGTTGATGCCGACGCCGCCGAAGGCCTCCATCATCTTGTCGTAGCGCGAGCCCTTGACGAAGACGGTGGTTGCCGGGTCGGCGCCCGCGGAATTGACGTCGGTGCCGCGATAAATGCCGTCATTGTTGAAGATGACGACGCAGACCGGCAGCTTGTAGCGGCAGATGGTCTCGACCTCCATGCCGGAGAAGCCGAATGCGCTGTCGCCTTCCACCGCGAGCACCGGCTTGCCGGTCTCGATGGCGGCGGCGATCGCCGAGCCCATGCCGATGCCCATCACGCCCCAGGTGCCGACGTCGAGCCGCTTGCGCGGCTGGTACATGTCGATCACGCCGCGGGCGAGGTCGAGCGTGTTGGCGCCTTCGTTGACGAGAATGGCGTCGGGGCGCTCCTTGATGATGGTGCGCAGCACGCCGAGCGCGCCGTGATAGTCCATCGGCGAGTTGTTGTTCATCAGCCGCGGCGCCATCTTGGCGACGTTTTCGTCGCGCTTGGACTTCACCGCATTGGTCCATTCGGCCGGCGGGGCAGGCCAGTTGCCGCCCATGGCTTCCAGCATCGCGCTGACGCAGGAGCCGATGTCGCCGACGACAGGCGCGGCGATCTCGACATTGGAGTCCATTTCCTTGGGCTCGATGTCGACCTGGATGAACTTCTTCGGGGCATCGCCCCAGCTCTTGCCCTTGCCGTGCGAGAGCAGCCAGTTGAGCCGGGCGCCGATCAGCATCACCACATCGGCGTCCTTCAGCACGGTCGAGCGCGCCGCGCCCGCGCATTGCGGATGCAGGTCGGGCAACAGGCCCTTCGCCATGCTCATCGGCAGGAACGGGGCGCCGCTCTTCTCGACGAACTTGCGGATGTCGTCGTCGGCCTGGGCGTAAGCCGCACCCTTGCCGAGGATGATCAGCGGGCGTTTTGCGCTTTTGAGCACGTCGAGCGCGCGCTTGACGGCTGACGGGGCGGGGATCTGTGCGGGCGCGGCATCGATCACCTTGACCAGCGACTTGCGGCCGGCCTCCGCATTCATCACCTGGCCGAACAGCTTTGCCGGCAGATCGAGATAGACGCCGCCGGGGCGCCCCGAGACGGCGGCGCGGATCGCGCGCGCAAGGCCGATGCCGATGTCCTGGGCATGCAGCACGCGGAACGCCGCCTTGCACAGCGGCTTGGCGATCGCGAGCTGGTCCATTTCCTCATAGTCGCCCTGCTGCAGGTCGACGATCTCGCGCTCGGAGGAGCCCGAGATCAGGATCATCGGGAAGCAGTTGGTGGTGGCGTGCGCGAGCGCGGTGAGGCCGTTGAGGAAGCCGGGCGCCGAGACGGTGAGGCAGACGCCGGGCTTCCTGGTCAAGAAGCCGGCGATCGCCGCCGCGTAGCCGGCGTTCTGCTCATGACGGAAGGAGATGACGCGGATGCCGGCCGCCTGCGCCATGCGTCCGAGATCGGTGATCGGAATCCCCGGCACGCCGTAGATCGTGTCGAGGCCGTTGAGCTTCAGCGCGTCGATGACGAGATGGAATCCGTCGGTCAGTTCCTGTTCAGTGCCCGATGCCTCGGACTTGGCGGCGGTGTTCAGCATGGGCCTTTCTCCCTGACTCGTCTCTTCGAGGACGAATTGATCGTCTCAGTTGTAAAAATCGTCCCGATCACGCCAGTTCCTGGCCATGCGCCTCGACAAAAGCGGCAAGGGCAAGCGTGTGATCGCGGGCGCGCTTTTCGGCGAGCTCGGTGTCGCGCTCCTCAAGCGCTTCGATGATGCCGAGATGTTCGGGCAGCGACGCCGCGATGCGCTCGGCGCGCCCGATCGTGAGCTGCCGGTAGCCGCGCACATGCAGCAGGATGTCGTTGGTCATGTCGACCAGCACAGGGGATTCCGAGAGCGAGATCAGCGCCTGGTGAAAGGCGATATTGGCCCTGGAATATTCCTCGACGTGGTCCTGCGGCAGGTGGTCCTTGCCGAAATTCTTGAAGAAGTCGCGCAGGGCCGTGATGTCCTTCTTTCGCGCCGTGGTCGTGATCAGCCGCGCGGCCATGCTCTCCAGCGCCGCCCAGGCGCGGATCATGTCGACGATCTCGCTCTTGGTCCGGCGCACCACCATGATGCCGCGGCGCGGCACGGTCTTCACGAAGCCGTCCTGCTCGAGCATCGCGATCGCCTCGCGAATCGGCGTGCGGCTGACGCCGAGTCGCTCGGACAGCGCACGCTCGTCCAGCATCACCGGCTCGGGCGTCGAGTAGATGTCCATCTTCAGGATGGCATCCTTCAAGGCCTCATAGGCCTTGTTCTTGAAGCTCGTTTCCGGAGCAATGCGGACGATTGCGATATCGGCATCGGCCATGATGGGTTGCGCCTTGGTCTGTTTCCGTGTCGGCACGATTCGTCTCCTGCATCGGGAGACGCTTATTAGCAGAAGACTTGCGTGATATTTTTTGGCATGCCAGATGCCAGACTGTCAAGTTGCCTGTTTTTTTCGGTATTTCTATTTCTCAGCTCGACTTGACAAATCCTGCCGCTGGCATACCAAATGCCATAAAATTGACCAAGGAGGAAGCCCCCTATGTCCAATGCCAAAGATGCGGTCCGCAAAGTTCTCGACCAGGTCAAAGCGGACAAACGCACGAGCCTGACGGCCCCGGAAGGCAAGCTGGTCTGCGACGCCTACGGAATCCCCGTCCCGAAGGAGGGGGTGGCCAAGTCGGGGGCCGAGGCTGCCAGGATCGCAACCGGCATGGGCTTCCCGGTCGTGATGAAGATCGTCTCGCCCGATATCCTGCACAAGACCGAGGCCGGCGGCGTCGTGGTCGGCGTCAAGACCGCCGCCGACGTCGAGAAAAACTATGACACGATCCTGGCCAACGCCAGGAAATACAAGGCCGACGCCAAGATCGAGGGTGTGCAGGTGCAGCAGATGCTGGCCGGCGGCACCGAGGTCATCGTCGGCTCCATCACCGACGGCTCGTTCGGCAAGCTGGTCGCATTCGGGCTCGGCGGCGTGCTCGTCGAAATCCTGAAGGACATCACCTTCCGCCTCGCGCCCGCGACCAAGGAAGACGCGCTGTCGATGCTCGACGGCATCCAGGCCCATGACATGCTCAAGGGCGTGCGCGGCGGCGATCCCGTCAACCGCGAGGCGCTGGCCGGAATCATCGTCAAGGTTTCCCAGCTCGTCAGCGATTTCCCCGAAATCGTCGAGCTCGATCTCAACCCCGTGTTCGCCACCAAGAAGGACGCGATCGCCGCCGACGTGCGCATTGTCGTCGACTTCGACTACAAGCCGCGGGAAAAGCCGCGCCCGACCGAGGAAATCGTCAAGGCGATGAACCGCATCATGCAGCCGAAGGCGGTCGCGGTGATCGGCGCCTCCGCCGAGGACGGCAAGATCGGCAATTCCGTGATGAAGAACCTCATCAACGGCGGCTACAAGGGCGAGATCCTGCCGATCCATCCCAAGGCGTCGGAGATCCTCGGCTACAAGGCCTACAAGAGCGTCAAGGACGTGCCCGGCGTGATCGACGTCGCGGTTTTTGCGATCCCCGCCAAATTCGTCGCCGCCGCGCTGACCGAATGCGGCGAGAAGAAAATTCCGGGCGCGGTGCTGATTCCCTCCGGCTTCGCCGAAGCGGGTCATCCCGAGCTGCAGGCCGAAATCGTCGAGGTCGGCAAGAAATACGACGTCCGCCTGATGGGGCCGAACATCTACGGCTTCTACTATACGCCGGCCAACCTCTGCGCCACCTTCTGCACCGCCTACGACGTCAAGGGCCACGCGGCGCTGTCATCGCAGTCCGGCGGCATCGGCATGGCGATCATCGGCTTCTCGCGCTCGGCGAAAATGGGCGTCTCCGCGATCGTCGGCCTCGGCAACAAGTCCGATATCGACGAGGACGACCTGCTCGCCTTCTTCGAGCAGGACCCCAACACCAACCTGATCGCGCAGCACTGCGAGGACTTGAAGGACGGCCGCGCCTTTGCGGAAGCCGCCAAGCGCGTCTCCAAGAAGAAGCCGGTGGTGGTCTTGAAGGCGGGCCGCACCTCGGCCGGCGCCAAGGCCGCGTCCTCGCATACCGGCGCGCTCGCCGGCAACGACAAGATCTATGAGGACGTGTTCAAGCAGTCCGGCGTGATCCGTGCGCGTTCGCTCCGGCAATTGCTGGAATTCGCCCGCGGCGTGCCGGTGCTGCCGACGCCGAAGGGCGAGAATATCCTCATCATCACCGGCGCGGGCGGCTCGGGCGTGCTGCTCTCGGACTCCGTGGTCGACAACGGCCTGCAACTGATGGCGATGCCGCCGGATCTCGACGCGGCGTTCCGCAAGTTCATCCCGCCGTTCGGTGCCGCCGGCAACCCGGTCGACATCACCGGCGGCGAGCCGCCGATCACCTATGTCAACACGGTCAAGCTCGGCCTGTCGGATGAGCGCATCCACGCGCTGATCCTCGGCTACTGGCACACCATCGTGACGCCGCCGATGGTGTTCGCGCGCAACATGGTCGAAGTGAAGAAGGAGATGGAGGCCAAGGGCTTCGTGAAGCCGATGGTCGCCTCGCTCGCCGGCGACGTCGAGGTCGAGGAGGCCGCCGAATATCTCTATATGCATGGCATCCCCGCCTACGCCTATTCGACCGAGCTTCCGGTCGAGGTGCTGGGGGCCAAGTACAAGTGGGCGCGCGGCGCGGGCCTGCTCTGATCGGACGAAGGCGGGCCTTGTTGATCAAGGCCGTCAGGCATTGAGTTCGTCATGCCCGGCGTTGTGCCGGGCATCCACGTCTTGCTTCGTTTGGAGATAAGACGTGGATGGCCGGGACATAGGCGAGCGGAAGCGACGCCGTCCTTCGGACGGCTAAGCCCGGGCATGACGGAATAGTGCGCCAAGTGCCATCCACCGTCTGACTTGAACCAATGAAGGCAGGTCGCGATGATGCGGAATGGAATCCGGCGGAACGGGCCCGAGCCGAAGTCCAGCCCCGAGCGCGCCGCGGAGGGCCGGGACGGCGGCGTCCAGTCGGTCGATCGCGCGCTTTCCATCATTGAAGTCCTGGCCGAAGACGATGAAGGCTACCGGCTGACCGACCTTGCGGTTCGCACCGGCCTGTCGCCCTCCACCGTGCATCGCCTGCTGACGACGCTGGAAAAGCGCCGTTTCGTGCAGTTCGACCGCACCTGCTCAAGATGGCACATCGGCGCGCAGAGCTTTGCGGTCGGCGCGACCTTCACGCGGCGCCGCAACTTCGTGGCGCAGGCGATGCCTTATTTGCGCAAGCTGCGCGACCAGACCCGCGAGACCGCCAATCTCGCCGTCGTCGACGACCAGTCGATCATCGTGCTGACGCGCATCGAAAGCCGCGAGATCATGCGCTCGCTGACCAAGGTCGGCGGCCGCGTGGCGATGGTGGCCTCCGGCGTCGGCAAGGCCGTGCTCGCGACCTATGGTGACGACGATGTCAACGCCATCATCCGTCGCCAGGGCATGCCGCGGCTCACGGAAAAATCGATCGTGCGGCCGAGCGCGCTGTTTGCCGAGCTCGCAACCGTCCGTCGGCAGGGTTATGCCGTCGATGACGAGGAGGCGCGGATGGGCCTACGCTGCGTCGCCGCCGTCGTCTACAATGACTGCGGCGAGCCGCTCGCCGCGATCTCCGTCTCCGGGATGACGAGCCGCATCACCGACGAGCGGCTACCGACGCTCGGCAAGACGGTCGCCGAGGTGGCGGCCGAGCTGACGCTTGCGCTCGGCGGCGTGATGCCCGGGGCGAAGCCTGCCTGAGCGTGCGAAGTCCTGGCCCTGAAGTTGTCTGGTTGTCAGGATATACCGGAAATGGGCTAACCCCGCCAGATCGACACGATTGACGGGACGGACGTAGCCTGCCTCTTCCGCTGGCGCCATCAGACGCTATGATGCGCTTCGGAGGGGCAGGCATGAAGCGCTGCGAGTTCATTTGTGTTCTCGGCGGCAGGGTCGCGGGATTTTGGCCCCGCCGCCGCTCCATCATCGTCGCGATGGCGGCATTGGTACTGCTGCCAATCGAGGTCAGCGAAGCCGGCTGGCTGTCGGATGTCTTCAAAGGCTCGTCAACACACGCCAAATCGCCCAAACGCGTCGCCTCGCCAAAGCGCGTCGCTTCGGCAAAGCGCGTCGCCTCGGCAAGAGCGGCCAGGCGTGCCGCCCCGCCAAAGCCCCACGCCGTCCGGCTTGCCGCGCTGGGGCCAGCCGCCATGATCCCTTCCGATTCGAGGCCTGACGCAGCAACGTGCAATCCCGCGAAATTCCGGATCGTTCTGGACGTGGGACATACAGCCGAATCAGAAGGCGCGATCAGCGCGCGTAATGTCGCCGAGTTCTCCTTCAATCTGCGCCTTGCACGGCAGATCGCGGAGAAGCTGAAGGCCGAAGGCTTTGCGGAAACCAGGTTGCTCGTGACCGAGGGCAAGGCCAGGCCCAGCCTCTTCAAACGTGTCGCCGCCGCCAACGATCTGCACGCCGATCTCCTGCTGTCGATCCACCATGACTCCGTGCCCGACAAAATGCTCGAGAACTGGGAGTTCGAGGGCAAAAAAAGCCATTTCAGCGACCGCTTCAGCGGCTACTCCGTCTTCGTCTCCCGCAACAATCCGGACTTCAAGACCAGCCTGTCGTTCGCCGAACTGGTCGGCAGGGAGATGAAGGCCGAGGGGCTGCATTATGCCGAGCAATATACCCAGGCGATCATGGGGCATTATCAGCACCCGCTGCTGAACAAGGAAACCGGCGTCTACAGCTACGATGAGCTCGTCGTGCTGAGAAAGGCCCGGATGCCTGCCGTCCTGCTGGAGGCGGGCTCGATCATCAACCGGGACGAAGAGCTCAAGATGGACTCGCCCGAACGGCGGAACATCATCAGCAGCAGTGTCACGGCCGCCGTGAAGGAATTCTGTGAGCCGCGATGGGCCATTCTCGGTCCGCTCTGATGCCCTAAGGCATGATCCGGACACGCGAAGCGCCGCGTTAGCGCTTCTTGATCTCGTCGAATTTGGAAAGCGCTTGTTCAAATTTCGCATTGAACAGCCACATCGCATCGAGAATTTCGCGGAAGGTCGCGGATGTTCTTGCCCTGTCGGCCTGTCCAAAGGCGAAGATGCTGTTGTTTCGCAGATATCCCATGACCGTGGGGTCGGAAATTCGGTAGTTGACGAGGTTGCCTGACCTGAGTGCGGACCTGGTCGGCGTGGGGATGATCTGGATGAGTTCAAAGAACTTCATTTGATCGATCGGATTCGGCAGCGTTTTCACGATCGCCGGCACCTGCGGGAAAATATCCGCGTGTGCGTTCATGAGGGCGTCTCGCACGGCGGTCCAGTGATTGAGCCGATGATCCAGATTGCCGATCCGCGCCTCCTCCTTGTCATCGCGAAGGCCCAGGGCGGGATCAAAGGCTGCGATGGTCTTTCTTATCGCTGCCCACTTGGTTCGGCCATTTTGATCTTCGGACGGACCCGTTTGCAGGCTTCCCTTGTATTTGTTCGAGCGCCCATTCCCCGCGTTTTGATTGCCGTTCGTCTCGGCATAGAAGAGCCCCAGGGTGATGCGGCCTGCCGCCTCGGCATTCGCCGGATCAAGGCCCCTGGCTCGCGCAATGGCGGTTCCCAAATCGACAACGTCCTTGAATGGCGTCTCTGATTTTTGCGCGCTCGCGGGCGGCGCCTCCATGATGTCGAAAAGTTTCCTGTACTCGTCGAGCAGCGGCTCATTGTCGGCGTCGAAATACGCCGGCGGGATTCCGAACTTGTTTGGCCGTCCGATTTTGGAGGGGAGGGCGTCGGTGAGGTCCTTGTAGGCGCTCATCATGGCGACGCGCGCGAGGTAGAGTGCCTGTCCCGGCAGGTTCGGGAGCTGTTGACCGGAATTGATCTGTGCCCGGCGCTGGCTCAGGACCGACTCGAAGTTTTTCAGTGCATTGTTGTACGCATTGAGTGCGTCCGATTGCCTGGTCGTGAGTGCGGCCGGCTCGCCCATTGCCGGGGACATGAAGCCGAGATTGCCGATGGCGGCCGGCGGCACCAGCAACGCGGTCGTGTTGATGATCGCATCGATGGCGACCAAAGCCGGCGGTGTGAGGACAAGCCCGAGAGCAAGGGCTGCCGTCGGCGCAGCGTTAGATTTCCTTATCGCCATGGCGGTTTCTCAATGCCTGGGTTTCGCCTGATACGACTCATTGGATCGTAAACGACGAACGCGCCGGTTGGCGAGGCGAAGTCAATCCAGATTGCGCCAAGACGCATACCAGACCTGGTCCCCGTCATAGGTGGTCGCACTCAACGGTGATTGCGGCCATGGAACTTGAAGGGGTAGTGTTTGAGGAAATTTTAAACCGGGGGGCGAGCGAGTATGTGGGGTTGGCTGCTATGGTCACAGGCGCGGCTCCTCAGTACTCGCAACTGCTGCGATGCCCACCCGCGTATCGAGCAGGGAAACAATGCGCGCACTGCACATATTCGGTAGTTCGTTAGTGCTTCTTGTTATTTGCTGGGTTGCCGTCGCCCGTTCCGGCGAGCAAGCCTTGCAAGCGGGGCAGACGTTCCGCGACTGTTCAGAATGTCCGGAAATGGTCGTGATTCCAGCAGGGCGCTTCCTGATGGGTTCATCGGACCAAGATATCCAGCGCGACGTCGCGGCGGCCGTGCCAATTGGCGAAGCCAAATACGCAAAAACGGTCATGGCGTTCGAGCTTCCCCAGCATCAAGTAGATATCTCGAAGTCCTTCGCCGTTGGAAGGCACCTCGTGACGCGGGGCGAGTTCTCCGCGTTCGTGGACGAGACAGGATATTCAGCCGACGGAGGCTGCGCGCTTTGGATAGACCATAGATACCTCAGGCGTCCCGAGGCTGGATGGCGGAATCCCGGCTTTAATCAAACGGATCGTGATCCAGTGGTGTGCGTAAGCTGGCGCGATGCAAAAGCTTACATCGCATGGTTGAATGGTAAGATCCGTAGCCAGACAGCAGTTGAGGGTAATGGCCCGTATCGCCTTCCGAGCGAGGCTGAGTGGGAATATGCGGCGCGCGCGGGTACTCAGACGGCGCGGTGGTGGGGAGATGCCATCGGCTCGGGCAACGCCAATTGCGACGGATGCGATAGTCGTTGGGACAAAAAGCAGACGTCGCCAGTCGGGAGCTTCGGGATCAATCCGTTCGGTCTGGCAGACGTGCTTGGTAACGCATGGGAGTGGACGGAGGACTGCTGGAACGAAACCTATATGGAAGCGCCTCAGAACGGCAGTGCCTGGACAACCGGCGCTTGCGACTTCCGCGTGATGCGAGGAGGCAGTTGGAATAATCGTCCTTGGGTTTTACGATCTTCTGAACGTACCAATGAGAGGGCAGACGATCGAACCAATTACATCGGGTTCCGCGTCGTCAGAACAATTCCGTGAAACTGAGAGTGCCGCGCAATCGGATCGTGACACGCGTGCCAAGGCGCGGTTGCGCGACTGAATTTCCGTTCGCGGCCGGTTTTGGCTTTGCCTGATCGC
This genomic interval from Bradyrhizobium sp. NP1 contains the following:
- the oxc gene encoding oxalyl-CoA decarboxylase; amino-acid sequence: MLNTAAKSEASGTEQELTDGFHLVIDALKLNGLDTIYGVPGIPITDLGRMAQAAGIRVISFRHEQNAGYAAAIAGFLTRKPGVCLTVSAPGFLNGLTALAHATTNCFPMILISGSSEREIVDLQQGDYEEMDQLAIAKPLCKAAFRVLHAQDIGIGLARAIRAAVSGRPGGVYLDLPAKLFGQVMNAEAGRKSLVKVIDAAPAQIPAPSAVKRALDVLKSAKRPLIILGKGAAYAQADDDIRKFVEKSGAPFLPMSMAKGLLPDLHPQCAGAARSTVLKDADVVMLIGARLNWLLSHGKGKSWGDAPKKFIQVDIEPKEMDSNVEIAAPVVGDIGSCVSAMLEAMGGNWPAPPAEWTNAVKSKRDENVAKMAPRLMNNNSPMDYHGALGVLRTIIKERPDAILVNEGANTLDLARGVIDMYQPRKRLDVGTWGVMGIGMGSAIAAAIETGKPVLAVEGDSAFGFSGMEVETICRYKLPVCVVIFNNDGIYRGTDVNSAGADPATTVFVKGSRYDKMMEAFGGVGINATSPDELKRAVNAAMDSGKPTLINAVIDPASGSESGRIGNLNPQSILKKK
- a CDS encoding formylglycine-generating enzyme family protein, coding for MRALHIFGSSLVLLVICWVAVARSGEQALQAGQTFRDCSECPEMVVIPAGRFLMGSSDQDIQRDVAAAVPIGEAKYAKTVMAFELPQHQVDISKSFAVGRHLVTRGEFSAFVDETGYSADGGCALWIDHRYLRRPEAGWRNPGFNQTDRDPVVCVSWRDAKAYIAWLNGKIRSQTAVEGNGPYRLPSEAEWEYAARAGTQTARWWGDAIGSGNANCDGCDSRWDKKQTSPVGSFGINPFGLADVLGNAWEWTEDCWNETYMEAPQNGSAWTTGACDFRVMRGGSWNNRPWVLRSSERTNERADDRTNYIGFRVVRTIP
- a CDS encoding GntR family transcriptional regulator, whose protein sequence is MADADIAIVRIAPETSFKNKAYEALKDAILKMDIYSTPEPVMLDERALSERLGVSRTPIREAIAMLEQDGFVKTVPRRGIMVVRRTKSEIVDMIRAWAALESMAARLITTTARKKDITALRDFFKNFGKDHLPQDHVEEYSRANIAFHQALISLSESPVLVDMTNDILLHVRGYRQLTIGRAERIAASLPEHLGIIEALEERDTELAEKRARDHTLALAAFVEAHGQELA
- a CDS encoding IclR family transcriptional regulator C-terminal domain-containing protein, with protein sequence MMRNGIRRNGPEPKSSPERAAEGRDGGVQSVDRALSIIEVLAEDDEGYRLTDLAVRTGLSPSTVHRLLTTLEKRRFVQFDRTCSRWHIGAQSFAVGATFTRRRNFVAQAMPYLRKLRDQTRETANLAVVDDQSIIVLTRIESREIMRSLTKVGGRVAMVASGVGKAVLATYGDDDVNAIIRRQGMPRLTEKSIVRPSALFAELATVRRQGYAVDDEEARMGLRCVAAVVYNDCGEPLAAISVSGMTSRITDERLPTLGKTVAEVAAELTLALGGVMPGAKPA
- a CDS encoding N-acetylmuramoyl-L-alanine amidase, with the protein product MKRCEFICVLGGRVAGFWPRRRSIIVAMAALVLLPIEVSEAGWLSDVFKGSSTHAKSPKRVASPKRVASAKRVASARAARRAAPPKPHAVRLAALGPAAMIPSDSRPDAATCNPAKFRIVLDVGHTAESEGAISARNVAEFSFNLRLARQIAEKLKAEGFAETRLLVTEGKARPSLFKRVAAANDLHADLLLSIHHDSVPDKMLENWEFEGKKSHFSDRFSGYSVFVSRNNPDFKTSLSFAELVGREMKAEGLHYAEQYTQAIMGHYQHPLLNKETGVYSYDELVVLRKARMPAVLLEAGSIINRDEELKMDSPERRNIISSSVTAAVKEFCEPRWAILGPL
- a CDS encoding acetate--CoA ligase family protein: MSNAKDAVRKVLDQVKADKRTSLTAPEGKLVCDAYGIPVPKEGVAKSGAEAARIATGMGFPVVMKIVSPDILHKTEAGGVVVGVKTAADVEKNYDTILANARKYKADAKIEGVQVQQMLAGGTEVIVGSITDGSFGKLVAFGLGGVLVEILKDITFRLAPATKEDALSMLDGIQAHDMLKGVRGGDPVNREALAGIIVKVSQLVSDFPEIVELDLNPVFATKKDAIAADVRIVVDFDYKPREKPRPTEEIVKAMNRIMQPKAVAVIGASAEDGKIGNSVMKNLINGGYKGEILPIHPKASEILGYKAYKSVKDVPGVIDVAVFAIPAKFVAAALTECGEKKIPGAVLIPSGFAEAGHPELQAEIVEVGKKYDVRLMGPNIYGFYYTPANLCATFCTAYDVKGHAALSSQSGGIGMAIIGFSRSAKMGVSAIVGLGNKSDIDEDDLLAFFEQDPNTNLIAQHCEDLKDGRAFAEAAKRVSKKKPVVVLKAGRTSAGAKAASSHTGALAGNDKIYEDVFKQSGVIRARSLRQLLEFARGVPVLPTPKGENILIITGAGGSGVLLSDSVVDNGLQLMAMPPDLDAAFRKFIPPFGAAGNPVDITGGEPPITYVNTVKLGLSDERIHALILGYWHTIVTPPMVFARNMVEVKKEMEAKGFVKPMVASLAGDVEVEEAAEYLYMHGIPAYAYSTELPVEVLGAKYKWARGAGLL